The stretch of DNA CGGGATACCGGTTGAGCGAAGACGACTTCGCGGGCGACAAGCAAGGAGCAAGGACATGACGACCCCGTTCCAGAACCCCCGGCTGCGCCAGCGCGGGCGCGCCTCGGTCGATTTCCTCGCCGGCATGGCGGCGGCCTCCGGTCCCGTTCGCGCGAGCGTCGATGCGGCGATTGCCGAGAAGGTGCCTTCACCGGACGCCCTGCCCGACAACCTCGACGAACGGCTCGTCCACATGGACGCGGCGCTGGCCGATTGCCCGGCCTGGCCGGTCCAGCAATTGCTCGGCGACTGGCACGGGCGGATGCACGGGCGCATTTCCGCCGAAGCCTTCGAGGAGGTCGAGGACGACCTCGCCCCGCTGTTCAAGGCGGCGGAGCAGGGCCCCGCGACCCTGCGGCTCGACCCCGCCATGAAAGCCCCCGATTACTGGGACGGCGTCCATTTCCACCGCACCACCGGCGGCTGGGAAGGCCACGCGAACATGGGCTACATCCACGGCGAGATCATCCACAAGAAGCTCGTCGGGCGGTTCTTTCCCGGCGGCATCTTCCAGCAGCGCCGCGACGTCGCCGCGATGGCCCCGCGTGAGACTTACAAGCGCATCCTCGACATGGGCTGCTCCTCCGGCCACTTCACCACCGCGCTCACCGAGACATACCCGCAAGCGCAGATCGTCGGGGTGGACCTGTCGGCGCGGATGCTCGAACACGCATGGCGCACGGCGAACGCGAACGGGTGGAACTGGCAGCTTTCGCAGCAAGCAGCCGAGGCGACCGATTTCGAGGACGCGAGCTTCGACCTCGTCGCAAGCTACATCATCCTCCACGAAATGCCGGCGGACGCGATCCGCAAGGTCTTCGCCGAGGCGTTCCGCCTGCTCGAACCCGGCGGCGACCTGCTGATGAGCGACGTCACGCGCTATGAGGACATGGACAAGCTCGCCGTGTGGAAGGCCGACCGCGGCGCGATGTTCGGAGGCGAGCCGCACTGGCGCGAAAGCGCGAGCCTCGATCTCGAGGCGGTCGCGCGCGAGGCGGGCTTCGTCGACGTGACGAGCAGCGGGCCCTATCCTTACGTCATCCAGGGGCGGAAAACAGAGGCATGAAGGACCCGCGCGATTTCAATACGCCCGACAATCAGATCCTCGGGCCGGAACACGTCGACAATCTCGCGCGCGCGGTGCTTTCGCTGACGCGTGAGGTCGCGGTGCTGACCGACCGGGTGATGGTGATCGAGACGCTGCTCGAACGCGAGGGCCTGGTGACAGTCGAGGCGATCGACACCTTCGAACCCGACGCTGCGTTCCAGAAGCGGGTCGACGAGGCGATGGCGACGATCACCGCCGGGGTGGTCGCGGCGCTGCAGGGCGCGGACCGGGACTAGCCTCTCAGCACCGCGGTCATGGCCGCCGCGCCCGCCGCGAGCGAGCCGATCCCCACCATCTTCAGCCGCGCGTCCGTCCGCTCGATCGCGGCGCGCATTTCGCCATAGGTGAGGTCCGGGTCCTGCGTCAGGAAGAAGCCGGGGCGCGCGAAATATTTCGGTAGCGCCGCGTTCAGCCCGCGCCGCAGCAGGAAGCCCGCGATCCAGCGCCGCATCGCCCAGGGGCGGTGGTTGTACTGCTCGGGAAAGACGTGGGTGACGAGCCAGCACAGGTCGCGCGCTTCGGGCAGGCGCTCTTCGGCATAGGCGGTAAGCGCGGTGTCGAGATCGCCCGCCGCCTCGAGGTGCTCTGCCAGCTTGTCAACGTCCTGCAGGGCGGAGTTCACCCCCAGCCCGAGGTCGGGCGGGAAGGCGTGGGCCGCGTCGCCTAAAAGCAGGGCGCGGCTGCGCGTCGGGCCGTCTCCGAAGGATGCCAGCAGTTCGCGCGCATATTGCGGGGCGGGAAAGGCGCCCGCTTCGAGCGAAACGAAATCCTCCGCTTCCTCGCGGCTGACGAGGTCGCGCACGGCGAGTTGCGGGAAGGAGTCCTCGAGAAAGGCGAGGAGGTCGTCCGCCGTCTCCAGCGTCCACAATTCGTGGTCCGCCTCGCGGATCAGGTTGACGCTGCGCGGGTGGCTCGCATCGGCGACGGGGAAGGCGAACAGGGCGCAGGCTTTCGTGCGGTCCTTGTGGCGCGAGGGGAGGATGTAGCTCATCGACGGATCGTCCACCGCCGCCCCGCCCTTCGCCGCGAAACGCGAGGGCAGGTTGAGCACCTTGTAGCGCAGCCCCGTCGAAAGCGAGGGCGTGGCGATCATCTCGAACCGCGCGGGGTCGATGCCGGGAAGGCCTTGCAGCCCGGAGCGGATCGCCGAGTTTAGCCCGTCGCAGGCGAGCACCAGCGTCGGCTCGAAGCTCTCGGAGCGGCCCTCGCCATCCTCGACCTCGACCGACAGCCCGCCCGCTTCGCTGCGGGTAAGCCCCGCGACCTTGTGCCCGTAAAGCAGCCGCACCTTGTCGCTCGCAGTCTCGCCGATCGCCTCGTAAAGCATGGTCAGCAGCGCGCGGCGCGTGGTCCAGTAACATACGGGCCGGTTCGGATCGATGATCGGCACGCCCTTGGTTTCGGCCTTGCCGTCGGGCGTTATCGTCGTCGCGGTGAATTCGCGCGTGGCGACGCCGACGGGCGGCAGGCGGTCCAGTATCTCGAGCCGCTCGAACAGGCGCTGCGAACGCTTGTCGACGAGGTAGTTGAAGCTCTTGTTCTTCTCGAAATCGGAAGGCCCGCTGCGGCGTTCGGCGAGCACGATTTCGTCCCAGCCGAGCCGGTCGAACAGCAGCGCCGCCGCCAGCCCCGCAGGTCCCCCGCCGCTGATGAAGACCGAACGTTTCGTCATGGGGGAAAGGGCTACCAGAACGCGCCCGCCAGCCGCCGCGCCGCTCGACGATGTTCGACTGGCGGACACATGGCGCCCCGGGCATGGAGGTCCGCTGCCCCGCTGCCAGTCTGACACCATGCCGAAAGCCGCCCTTGCCGCCGCCGCCCTGACCCTTGCGGGCTGCGCCTCCCTCCCCCTCGCTGCCGCCCTCGATGCCGCCTCCGCCCAGCCGCCCGCCTGCGCCCAGCTGCTCGCGGGCGCAGCGCAGAGCTTCGCGCTCGACCGCACGGCGGCGGACGGGCGCACCGTCCCGCTCACCGTCTTCGCCCCCGCCGAGCCGGGCGAATATCCTCTCGTCGCCTTCTCGCACGGCGCTTTCGCGACGCCGGGGCGCTACGAAGCGATGCTCGAACCGCTCGCGGCGGCGGGCTTCGTCGTGCTCGCGCCGATGCATATCGATTCCGAGGAATATCCGAGGGCCGAGGGCGAGCCCGCGCGGCCCGCGCACCCGGTGACATGGGCGGGCCGCACCGCCGACATGGACCTGGCGCTTGCGCCCGATGCGGCGATCCGGACGGCGCTGGCGGACAAGGGGTTGAGGCTCGAAGAGGGCAAGGTCATCGCACTCGGCCATTCCTACGGCGCGCTCATCGCGCAGCTTTACGGCGGCGCGGTGGCGGTGGAGCCGGACGGCGGCAGCGTCGACCGGCGCGACCCGCAAGTCGATGCCGTGGTCGCCTTCTCACCGCCCGGCCCGATGCCGGGGCTGATGGCGAGCGAAGGCTGGGCGAGCCTTGCCGCGCCTGCGCTCACCATTACGGGCACGGCGGACGTTCTGCCCGGCTTCATCGACGACTGGCGCGCCCATCTCGCCGCGCATGAAGCCGCCCCGGAAGGCGCGCGTGCCGTGTGGATCGGCGAGGGGATCGACCACTATTTCGGCGGCAGTTTCGGCCGGCCCGGCGAGGTGGGCGCGGAGGAAGCCCGCCTCTTCGCCCGTGCGCTCGAACGCACGCTGGCTTTCATGCAGGCCCATGTGCAGGATGAACCCGCCTGCCGGGTCGGAGCGCCGATCCCCGGCGAAACCTACGAGGAGGACGCGGCATGAGGATCGCCCGCCGGCTCGCACCCGCCGCGCTCGCGCCCGTCTTGGCCCTCGCCCTTGCGAGCGGGGTCGCTGCGCATGGTCCGGACGAGCGCTATTCCGATCTCGACAACCCCATGACGCCCGCCGATATGCAGGGCGCCAGCGTGCTCGATGTCGATCGCTACCGTCCGACCTACGCACTCGAAGGCTGCGCGAGCGACTTTCCCGCAGCCGCCGGGCCCGACGCAAACCTCGCCGCGGCGCTGGCCGAAGCGCAGGCGTTTTCGGATTCGCACAAGGGGCTCGGCCTGCTCGTGCTCAAGGACGGCGTGCCGGTCCACGAAAGCTATGGCGGCGGGGCGAGCGTTACCAGCACCAGCGCCTCGGCCTCGATGATGAAGTCGCTCATCGGCCTGCTTTACGGCATCGCGATAGAGGACGGCGTGATCGCCTCGGTCGACGACCCGATCGGCGATTACATCGCGGAATGGGAGGACGACCCGCGCGGGGCGATCACCCTGCGCCAGATGCTGACCATGTCATCGGGCCTCGCCCCGTCCGATTTCATGAAAATCATCTTCGCCCCCGACATCGGTGCCGAAGCGCTGAAACTGGAACTGGCGGGCGAGCCGGGCAGCACCTTCTACTACAACAACGCGGTGACGAAGCTGCTCACCCTCGCGCTCGACCGCGCGCTTGCCCGGCAGGAAAAGGGCGGCGTGCTGGACTATCTCGAAAGCGCGCTGTGGTGCCCGCTCGGCAATGGCCCGGCGCGGGTGTGGGTCGATCCCGCCGGCAAGGCGCGCGGCTATGCCGGGATGCAGGCGACATTGCGCGACTGGGCGCGAGTGGGCGAGATGATCCGCAATTCGGGCCGCGCGGGCGGCGAGCAGATCGTGCCCGCCAGCTGGATCGCAGCAATGGCGAGCCCGTCGCAGGCCAACCCGCAATACGGCCTGCACGTCTGGCTTGGGCGCGAACACACCCTTGAGCGCGCCTACAACGCGGACAATCCGGTGAAAGTGCCCCATTCCGAGCCCTTCGTGGCGGAGGACATCGTCTATTTCGACGGCTTCGGCGGGCAGCGGGTCTATGTCCTGCCCTCGCAGGGCTTCACGG from Erythrobacter sp. encodes:
- a CDS encoding class I SAM-dependent methyltransferase; this encodes MTTPFQNPRLRQRGRASVDFLAGMAAASGPVRASVDAAIAEKVPSPDALPDNLDERLVHMDAALADCPAWPVQQLLGDWHGRMHGRISAEAFEEVEDDLAPLFKAAEQGPATLRLDPAMKAPDYWDGVHFHRTTGGWEGHANMGYIHGEIIHKKLVGRFFPGGIFQQRRDVAAMAPRETYKRILDMGCSSGHFTTALTETYPQAQIVGVDLSARMLEHAWRTANANGWNWQLSQQAAEATDFEDASFDLVASYIILHEMPADAIRKVFAEAFRLLEPGGDLLMSDVTRYEDMDKLAVWKADRGAMFGGEPHWRESASLDLEAVAREAGFVDVTSSGPYPYVIQGRKTEA
- a CDS encoding NAD(P)/FAD-dependent oxidoreductase, which encodes MTKRSVFISGGGPAGLAAALLFDRLGWDEIVLAERRSGPSDFEKNKSFNYLVDKRSQRLFERLEILDRLPPVGVATREFTATTITPDGKAETKGVPIIDPNRPVCYWTTRRALLTMLYEAIGETASDKVRLLYGHKVAGLTRSEAGGLSVEVEDGEGRSESFEPTLVLACDGLNSAIRSGLQGLPGIDPARFEMIATPSLSTGLRYKVLNLPSRFAAKGGAAVDDPSMSYILPSRHKDRTKACALFAFPVADASHPRSVNLIREADHELWTLETADDLLAFLEDSFPQLAVRDLVSREEAEDFVSLEAGAFPAPQYARELLASFGDGPTRSRALLLGDAAHAFPPDLGLGVNSALQDVDKLAEHLEAAGDLDTALTAYAEERLPEARDLCWLVTHVFPEQYNHRPWAMRRWIAGFLLRRGLNAALPKYFARPGFFLTQDPDLTYGEMRAAIERTDARLKMVGIGSLAAGAAAMTAVLRG
- a CDS encoding serine hydrolase; protein product: MRIARRLAPAALAPVLALALASGVAAHGPDERYSDLDNPMTPADMQGASVLDVDRYRPTYALEGCASDFPAAAGPDANLAAALAEAQAFSDSHKGLGLLVLKDGVPVHESYGGGASVTSTSASASMMKSLIGLLYGIAIEDGVIASVDDPIGDYIAEWEDDPRGAITLRQMLTMSSGLAPSDFMKIIFAPDIGAEALKLELAGEPGSTFYYNNAVTKLLTLALDRALARQEKGGVLDYLESALWCPLGNGPARVWVDPAGKARGYAGMQATLRDWARVGEMIRNSGRAGGEQIVPASWIAAMASPSQANPQYGLHVWLGREHTLERAYNADNPVKVPHSEPFVAEDIVYFDGFGGQRVYVLPSQGFTVVRIGEVDLTYDDAVIPNLLARAAE